From one Mobula birostris isolate sMobBir1 chromosome 18, sMobBir1.hap1, whole genome shotgun sequence genomic stretch:
- the LOC140211793 gene encoding cellular retinoic acid-binding protein 1-like — translation MPNFAGTWKMKSSENFDELLKVLGVNAMLRKVAVAAASKPLVEIRQDGDHFYIKTSTTVRTTEINFTIGEEFEEETVDGRKCKSLPKWESENKIYCKQTLLNGCGPKTHWTRELVDNELILTLVANEVVCTRIYIKE, via the exons ATGCCCAACTTCGCCGGTACTTGGAAGATGAAGAGCAGCGAGAATTTCGACGAACTGTTGAAAGTGCTAG GAGTCAACGCGATGCTGAGGAAAGTGGCGGTGGCGGCTGCTTCCAAACCCCTGGTGGAGATCCGGCAAGACGGCGACCATTTCTACATCAAGACGTCAACCACAGTGAGGACCACCGAGATCAACTTCACCATCGGCGAGGAGTTCGAGGAGGAGACGGTGGACGGGAGGAAGTGCAAG AGCCTGCCAAAGTGGGAAAGTGAGAACAAAATCTACTGCAAGCAAACTCTTCTTAACGGATGTGGGCCAAAGACACACTGGACTCGGGAGCTGGTGGACAACGAGCTGATCCTG ACGCTGGTGGCCAATGAGGTCGTGTGTACAAGGATCTACATTAAAGAGTAA